One region of Chanodichthys erythropterus isolate Z2021 chromosome 24, ASM2448905v1, whole genome shotgun sequence genomic DNA includes:
- the LOC137014567 gene encoding histone H4, with protein sequence MSGRGKGGKGLGKGGAKRHRKVLRDNIQGITKPAIRRLARRGGVKRISGLIYEETRGVLKVFLENVIRDAVTYTEHAKRKTVTAMDVVYALKRQGRTLYGFGG encoded by the coding sequence ATGTCTGGAAGAGGCAAAGGCGGTAAAGGGCTCGGAAAAGGAGGCGCCAAGCGTCACCGTAAAGTTCTGCGCGATAACATCCAGGGAATCACCAAACCCGCCATCCGTCGTCTCGCTCGCCGTGGCGGTGTCAAGCGCATCTCCGGTCTGATCTACGAGGAGACCCGCGGAGTGTTGAAGGTGTTTCTGGAGAACGTCATCCGCGATGCCGTCACCTACACCGAGCACGCCAAGAGAAAGACCGTGACCGCCATGGATGTTGTGTACGCGCTGAAGCGACAGGGACGCACTCTGTACGGCTTCGGAGGATAA
- the LOC137014558 gene encoding histone H2B-like: MPEPAKSAPKKGSKKAVTKTAGKGGKKRRKSRKESYAIYVYKVLKQVHPDTGISSKAMGIMNSFVNDIFERIAGESSRLAHYNKRSTITSREIQTAVRLLLPGELAKHAVSEGTKAVTKYTSSK; the protein is encoded by the coding sequence ATGCCTGAACCAGCAAAGTCCGCGCCTAAGAAGGGCTCCAAGAAGGCCGTCACGAAGACCGCCGGTAAGGGAGGAAAGAAGCGCAGAAAGTCCAGGAAGGAGAGCTACGCTATCTACGTCTACAAAGTCCTGAAGCAGGTTCATCCTGACACCGGCATCTCTTCCAAGGCGATGGGCATCATGAACTCTTTCGTCAACGACATCTTCGAGCGCATCGCCGGTGAGTCGTCTCGTCTCGCTCACTACAACAAGCGCTCCACCATCACTTCTAGAGAGATCCAGACCGCCGTGCGTCTGCTGCTGCCCGGAGAGCTGGCCAAACACGCCGTGTCCGAGGGCACCAAGGCGGTCACCAAGTACACCAGCTCCAAGTAG